Within the Pseudonocardia alni genome, the region TGGACGTGCTGTCCGCGCCGGACGTGCCGGCCGTCCTCGACGCGGCGCTGGCCCGGCTCACCGCGCGCCCGTAGCCGGCGCGGCGACGGCCCGACGCGGTGTGTCCCCGCACCCGGCACCCGCGGGTCGGTGCGGCGGCAGCACTGCGCGGCGCGCCTCTCGCCTCCGTGCAGCGCGCGCCCGCAGCTCAGCCGGCCCACACCACCACGGCGACCAGCAGTGCCGAGACACCGGGCCCGGCCCATGCCGTGACGGTGCGCCCGGCCGGGTGCAGCGGCAGCCCCCGGCCCCGCAGCACCGCGACCGCCAGCGCTGCGGCGGCCGGTGCGAGCGCGAGCCCCCACACCCAGCCGCCGACCGAGGCCCACGGGCCCCGGTTCCACAGCAGCACCAGCCCGAACACCGCGGTCAGCAGGCCGTCGGCGATCGGCAGCAGCGCACCCTCCCGCAGCGCGCGGCGCAGCGCGAGCAGCGAGAAGAACGCCGCGATCGCGGCCGGCGCCCACGCGAGCAGGTCCGCGCCTTCGTCGGACGGGGGTGTGCCGAACAGCAGGGTGCGGGCGACCGGTTCGACCCCGGCGGTGGTGTCGCCGAGCACGACGACCGCCCGCCCGCCCTCGCGGTCGAGGGCCAGCATGCTGCTGAACCCGGCGGTGCCTCCGTTGTGCCAGACGTAGGGGTACCGGGCGCCGTCGGCGCCGGTGGCCCCGCTGGTGACCCAGATCCAGCCGATCGACGTGCCGGGGTCGTCCTGCGCGGTCGGGACCAGCGCGCCGGTGCCGGGTGCGGCGCCGGTGAGCTGGGCCGCGGCCCAGCGCGCGAGGTCGTCGACGGTCGAGAACGTGGAGCTCCCGGCAGGCAGGTAGCCCTCGCCGGCCCAGCGGGGCGCGGGGCGGCCGTTGTCGCGGTGCCCGGGGACCGCGGTGTCCGGGACCTGCGCGCCGGTGGCGGCGAAGCTCGTCGAGGTCATGCCGAGGGGCCCCGTGATCCGGTCCGCGACCAGCTGCGGGTACCCGTCGGCGCCGGCGGCGCGGACGACCGCGGTCCCGAGCAGCGCGACGCCGAAGTTGGAGTACGTCGGCGGCTGCTGCGGGTCGACCGCGGCGGCGCGGGCGTCGTCGAGGAGCTGCGCGGTGGTCGTCGACGCGTACGGGTTCAGGTTCACCGTCGTGGCCAGGGCCCGGGCGGCGGCGGTCGCCCCCAGCGCCGGCAGCCCGGAGCGGTGCTGGGCGAGCGAGGCGAGCGTGACCGCGCCCGCCGGGGTGCCCGTCAGCTCCGGCAGTGCGCGCTCGAGCGGGTCGTCGGGGCGGACCTCGCCGCGGGTCACCGCGTCGGCGAACAACGCGGCCGTGAACGTCTTGGTGACCGACCCGATCTCGAAGGGGGCCCCGATGTCCGCGGGGCCGAGCCCGGAGGTGGTGACCGTCGTCGGCGTGACCTCGGCGACGGCGAGCGACCGGTAGCCGCCGTGCCCGCCCGCGGCGGCCCGGACCCGCTCGGCCAGGGCCGGATCGCCGGTGGTCTGCGGCCCGAGCCGTCGGTGCTCGGGGCCGGCGACCACGCCGACGAGCACCGCCAACACGGCGGCGACAGCGGCGACGGTCCCGATGCGGCGTCCGACCCCGGCGGGCGCGGAGGTGGTGGCGGTCATGGCGGGTCCTCTCAGCGGTGCGCGGCCAGGACGGTGACCAGCAGCGGGACGACCCGGGCGGCCGGGACCTCGTAGTGGCCGCGCCGGGTCGAGGCCAGCCAGCCGGCGGCGACGAGCTGGCGCAGGTGGTGGTGCAGCTGGCCGGTCGTGCCCACCGAGGGCTGTTCCAGCAGCTCGGCGGTGCTGTGCACGCCACCCAGCACGTGCTGCAGGATCGCGAGCCGCGCGGGGTGGGCGAGCGCGTCGAGGGTCGCGCTCAGCTCGGGCCAGTCGGCGTCGAGCAGGACCTCGCCCGGGCGGGCGTACTGCCAGCGGACGGTGCCCTCGTCGCCGGGGAGCCCGACGCTGCCGGCCATCAGCACCGCGCCGGGGCTGCGGGCCTCCAGCCCGGTCAGCGCCCACAGCGCGTCGTCGTCGGGGACGGAGGTGTCCGCGGGCCCGACGGCGTCCGGTCGGTCGGCGGCCCGCAGGGCCTCCTGCAGCTCGACGACGGCCTGTTCGACGGCGCGCAGCCGCTCCTCGATGCCGCTCACGCACCTCAAAATACGGAAGTACGTGGAAACGCACAAACGACGTTCAGGCGAGCCCGTACTCGATCGCGTGCCGGACGAGGGCCGCACGGCCGGGCACCTCGAACTTGCGCAGCAGCCGCTGCACGTGGTTCTCGACCGTGCGCGGGGACAGCACGAGCCGGGCCGCGATCTGCTTGGCGGTGAGCCCCTCGACCACCAGCCGCAGCACCTCGGACTCGCGCGGGCTGAGCTCGGGCACCGCGTGTGTGGGGGCCGCGACCGACTCCAGGACGACGTCGGCCAGCCCCGGGGAGAACGCGGGACGCCCGGCGGCGGCCGCGGCGGCGACGGCGGCCAGCTCCCGGGGGTCGGCACCGGTCGCGACGCCGGTCGCCCCGGCCCGTACCGCGTCGAGGACCCGGGCGTGGTCGGCGACCGCACCGGCGACGGCGAGCACCGCCGCGTCCGGCACGCGGGCGAGCACGGCGGCGATCACCGCGGGCGCCACACCCTCGGGGCCGGTCAGGTCGACCAGGACCAGACCGGGCCGGGCGCGGTCGACCGCAGCCGCGGCCCCCTCGGCGGGCGCGGGCGGCACGTGGGCCACGACCTCGACCCCCGGCGGCACCACCGGCCGCCCCACCGCCACCGCCGAGACCCGGTCGCCGTCGTCGTGCACGTCCTCAGTTCTCCCCGCCCCGTTCGTCCGGACGGCCCAGCTTGCCATGTGCCGCAGCACAGTAGGCCGTCCGAACGGCGCGGAACCCGCCGGTTCGGCGCGAACGGGCCGGGCGGGCTCAGACCGCGACGACGGGGCGGCGCAGCCGCAGCAGCGCCTTGGCCGCGGCCGCCGCGGAGGCGACGAGCGCCGCGAGGACGAACCCGGCGAGCACCGACATCAGCGGGTCGCCGTGCGTGATCGGCCCGACCAGGACGCCGATGCCGGTCATCCAGGTGCTCCACACCAGGGCGCTCGCGACGGTCGCGGGCAGGAACGCGCGCAGCGGCAGCCGGACCCGGCCGGCCGCGGACACGCTCGCCAGCCGTCCGCCGGGCAGCAGCCGGGTCGCGACCAGCGCGGCGACCGGTCGGCGATGCAGGTGGCGGCGGACCCAGGCGCCGGTCCCGTCACCGCGACGGGTGCCCCGGACGACCGAGTGGGAGCTGCGTCCCGCGCCGTAGAGCACCGCGTCGCCGAGCAGCGACCCGACCACCGCGGCACCGAACAGGGCCACGATCCGCCACCGGTCGCCGTCCGCCAGTGCGGCGGCCGTGGCGCTGAACAGCACCGGCTCGCTCGGCAGGAACGGGAGCGGCCCGTCGCACATCACGGCGACGGCGAGCAGGGGCACCAGCCAGGGGCTCTGGAGCAGGTACCCGATCAGGGCGCTCGGGTCGGTCACGGGCTCTCCGGAGGTCGAGCGTCGGGGGCGGAGCCGAGTCTGCCCGGTCCCGTGACCTGTTCGTGATGGGGGTGGCCCCCGTTACGGGTTCACTCCGCTCACCGCAGGGAACGCACCGCCCCGCCTGC harbors:
- a CDS encoding DedA family protein, which gives rise to MTDPSALIGYLLQSPWLVPLLAVAVMCDGPLPFLPSEPVLFSATAAALADGDRWRIVALFGAAVVGSLLGDAVLYGAGRSSHSVVRGTRRGDGTGAWVRRHLHRRPVAALVATRLLPGGRLASVSAAGRVRLPLRAFLPATVASALVWSTWMTGIGVLVGPITHGDPLMSVLAGFVLAALVASAAAAAKALLRLRRPVVAV
- a CDS encoding helix-turn-helix transcriptional regulator; protein product: MASWAVRTNGAGRTEDVHDDGDRVSAVAVGRPVVPPGVEVVAHVPPAPAEGAAAAVDRARPGLVLVDLTGPEGVAPAVIAAVLARVPDAAVLAVAGAVADHARVLDAVRAGATGVATGADPRELAAVAAAAAAGRPAFSPGLADVVLESVAAPTHAVPELSPRESEVLRLVVEGLTAKQIAARLVLSPRTVENHVQRLLRKFEVPGRAALVRHAIEYGLA
- a CDS encoding serine hydrolase domain-containing protein; translation: MTATTSAPAGVGRRIGTVAAVAAVLAVLVGVVAGPEHRRLGPQTTGDPALAERVRAAAGGHGGYRSLAVAEVTPTTVTTSGLGPADIGAPFEIGSVTKTFTAALFADAVTRGEVRPDDPLERALPELTGTPAGAVTLASLAQHRSGLPALGATAAARALATTVNLNPYASTTTAQLLDDARAAAVDPQQPPTYSNFGVALLGTAVVRAAGADGYPQLVADRITGPLGMTSTSFAATGAQVPDTAVPGHRDNGRPAPRWAGEGYLPAGSSTFSTVDDLARWAAAQLTGAAPGTGALVPTAQDDPGTSIGWIWVTSGATGADGARYPYVWHNGGTAGFSSMLALDREGGRAVVVLGDTTAGVEPVARTLLFGTPPSDEGADLLAWAPAAIAAFFSLLALRRALREGALLPIADGLLTAVFGLVLLWNRGPWASVGGWVWGLALAPAAAALAVAVLRGRGLPLHPAGRTVTAWAGPGVSALLVAVVVWAG
- a CDS encoding ArsR/SmtB family transcription factor, whose translation is MSGIEERLRAVEQAVVELQEALRAADRPDAVGPADTSVPDDDALWALTGLEARSPGAVLMAGSVGLPGDEGTVRWQYARPGEVLLDADWPELSATLDALAHPARLAILQHVLGGVHSTAELLEQPSVGTTGQLHHHLRQLVAAGWLASTRRGHYEVPAARVVPLLVTVLAAHR